The window AAGTACATCACGCTGGCCACCATCAGAAAGACGAGCACGCCGGCGACATATCGCTGTCGCGTGTATGTCTGAATCGTCTCGGTCAGCTCCTCACGCACATTGACAAGCATAATGACAAAGATGAACAACACGACCACACCGCCGACGTAGATCAGAATCTGCGCGCCAGCCACGAATTCAGCATGCAACAGAAGAAACAACCCGGCCACGCCAATCAACGCGCCCATCAGAAACAAGGCGCCGCGCACCGCCGTGGGCGCCGTGATCAGCGAGAGCGCCATCAGCAGCGTGAACAACGCCAACACGTAAAAGAAAATCGCTTGTACGCCCGTCAGTTCCACAAATCCCCCTTTTCATTGACCGCGCCATCAAGCGGCCACTTGGTCGGATGAACCGTTCGGTACAGCTCAATCATTGTGTCACCGGCTCATTTCACGTACATCGGCTGATCAACCCCGTTTTCCAACATCGTCCACGTCCAGGCAAAGTCCTTACGTCGGTAGATCGCCATCTCAAAATTTTGCGTCAACTCAATCGCGTAGGTTGGGCAGACATCCTGACAGTAACCGCAAAACATGCAGCGCGAGGTGTCATATAGATAATCGGCCAGAAATCGTTTCTTCTTGATCTTGCCATGCTCGTCGCCGATTTCGCGCACTTCTTCGGTCACCGTGATCAAATTTTCCGGGCAGGCGACAGCGCACAGATTGCAAGCGATGCACAACGATTCGCCCGTTTCCGGATCAAGGTTCAGTCGCGGCGCGCCACGGAATCGTTCGCCGATCTTCGGCCGGACTTTAGGATATTGCTCAGTCACGTTGCGACTCGGCGCCTGCCACTTAAATGTGATGGCCATGCCTTTCAGAAGATCAATCAGTAGGAACCGGGAAATGATCTG is drawn from Blastocatellia bacterium and contains these coding sequences:
- a CDS encoding NADH-quinone oxidoreductase subunit J; translation: MELTGVQAIFFYVLALFTLLMALSLITAPTAVRGALFLMGALIGVAGLFLLLHAEFVAGAQILIYVGGVVVLFIFVIMLVNVREELTETIQTYTRQRYVAGVLVFLMVASVMYFGIRQDPFQLVRKKPPAPLLPAPASPPETAEEPTIAGRVSEDTQEVGMTLYQDAALPFEIASVLLLVAIVGSVVLARTRRQEETFD
- a CDS encoding NADH-quinone oxidoreductase subunit I, with the translated sequence MALTPKRNWKQIISRFLLIDLLKGMAITFKWQAPSRNVTEQYPKVRPKIGERFRGAPRLNLDPETGESLCIACNLCAVACPENLITVTEEVREIGDEHGKIKKKRFLADYLYDTSRCMFCGYCQDVCPTYAIELTQNFEMAIYRRKDFAWTWTMLENGVDQPMYVK